A genomic segment from Amycolatopsis camponoti encodes:
- a CDS encoding squalene cyclase, whose translation MDVLAWLRDSDPALRWQVERDLAGEPPRVWEATRARVATEGFGARLLALQDPDGQWAGGAFFPAGFQGGEAQPWTATTWTLNSLREWGLDASALRGTAAKLAENSRWEYEDLPYWDGEVDCCINAWTLANGVWLGADVSGIADWFVAHRLPDGGWNCEWVEGSTRSSVHSTLNTLKGLLAFETATGGTADTRAARLSGEEYLLERRLFRRLSTGEPIAPWVSEFSYPIRWYYDVLNAASYFRDANRPDPRLAEAMELIRAARRPDGTWLQTERHTGRVWFDVDVPPGEPSKWLTLLATRVLNWWDARE comes from the coding sequence ATGGACGTGCTCGCCTGGCTGCGCGACTCCGACCCGGCCCTGCGCTGGCAGGTGGAGCGGGACTTGGCGGGCGAGCCGCCCCGGGTCTGGGAGGCGACGCGGGCCCGGGTCGCCACGGAGGGGTTCGGCGCGCGGTTGCTGGCGCTGCAGGACCCCGACGGCCAGTGGGCGGGCGGCGCGTTCTTCCCGGCCGGCTTCCAGGGCGGCGAGGCCCAGCCCTGGACGGCGACGACGTGGACGTTGAACTCGTTGCGCGAGTGGGGACTGGACGCCTCGGCGCTGCGGGGAACGGCGGCGAAGCTCGCCGAGAACAGCCGGTGGGAGTACGAAGACCTGCCCTATTGGGACGGCGAGGTCGACTGCTGCATCAACGCCTGGACGCTGGCGAACGGCGTCTGGCTCGGCGCGGACGTCTCGGGAATCGCCGACTGGTTCGTCGCGCACCGGCTGCCGGACGGCGGCTGGAACTGCGAGTGGGTCGAGGGGTCGACGCGCTCGTCGGTCCACTCGACACTCAACACGCTGAAGGGCCTGCTCGCGTTCGAAACCGCGACGGGAGGCACGGCCGACACCCGCGCGGCGCGGCTGTCGGGCGAGGAGTACCTGCTGGAGCGCAGGCTGTTCCGGCGGCTTTCGACGGGCGAGCCGATCGCGCCGTGGGTGAGCGAGTTCTCGTACCCGATCCGGTGGTACTACGACGTGCTCAACGCGGCTTCGTACTTCCGCGACGCGAACCGGCCCGACCCGCGGCTGGCGGAGGCGATGGAGCTGATCCGCGCGGCGCGGAGGCCGGACGGGACGTGGCTGCAGACCGAGCGCCACACCGGCCGGGTGTGGTTCGACGTGGACGTCCCGCCGGGTGAGCCGTCGAAGTGGCTGACGCTGCTGGCGACCCGGGTCCTGAACTGGTGGGACGCTCGTGAGTGA